The following coding sequences lie in one Halogeometricum rufum genomic window:
- the dapF gene encoding diaminopimelate epimerase: protein MSVLHERIPVAKYHGTGNDFIVVDAEESVPDRPAFASTHCNRDSGIGGAEAERRGADGVLFLALERRYSPPRVVMTLVQPDGSVAAMCGNGARCAASWAAGRTGSSELMIDTPAGTRHAIVEGDRVTIEMGDPSFRPRDVPLARESELVEEDVEGLTVTAVNTGVPHAVAFVDDVDDVDLDAVAPAVRHADVFPEGANVTVASPNDDGSFSQRTFERGVEGETQSCGTGAVAVVAAGKRVGLLDGDAAVTVSPPGGDLEITVPDDGPATLSGPTEREFETELDVDVRSP from the coding sequence ATGAGCGTACTTCACGAACGAATCCCTGTCGCAAAGTATCACGGAACCGGAAACGACTTCATCGTCGTGGACGCGGAGGAGTCGGTCCCCGACCGACCCGCGTTCGCGTCGACGCACTGCAACCGAGACTCGGGCATCGGCGGCGCGGAGGCCGAACGGCGCGGCGCGGACGGCGTCCTCTTTCTCGCACTCGAACGTCGCTACTCGCCGCCCCGCGTCGTGATGACTCTCGTCCAACCCGACGGCTCCGTCGCCGCGATGTGCGGCAACGGCGCGCGGTGCGCCGCCTCGTGGGCCGCCGGGCGGACCGGGTCGTCGGAACTGATGATAGACACGCCCGCCGGCACGCGCCACGCCATCGTCGAGGGCGACCGGGTCACCATCGAGATGGGCGACCCGTCGTTCCGCCCGCGCGACGTCCCCCTCGCCCGGGAGTCCGAACTCGTCGAGGAGGACGTCGAAGGACTGACCGTCACCGCCGTGAACACGGGCGTCCCGCACGCCGTCGCGTTCGTCGACGACGTGGACGACGTCGACCTCGACGCCGTCGCGCCCGCCGTCCGTCACGCCGACGTGTTCCCCGAGGGCGCCAACGTCACCGTCGCCTCTCCGAACGACGACGGGTCGTTCAGTCAGCGCACGTTCGAACGCGGCGTCGAGGGCGAGACGCAGTCCTGCGGCACCGGCGCCGTCGCCGTCGTCGCCGCCGGCAAGCGCGTCGGACTCCTCGACGGCGACGCCGCCGTGACCGTCTCGCCGCCCGGCGGCGACCTCGAAATCACGGTCCCCGACGACGGTCCGGCCACCCTCTCCGGGCCGACCGAACGCGAGTTCGAGACCGAACTCGACGTGGACGTCCGCTCTCCCTGA
- a CDS encoding M20 family metallopeptidase yields MGFDPVAFLERAVPVASNDGVSEMRTLLVETLASHGADPAVDDAGNVVAARGAADPETHLVFNTHIDTVSPHVPFERTTDAGDDVIRGRGSCDAKGPLAAILAAFFAVEPADDARVTLAVTPDEEVLSTGAAALDLDADMYVVGEPTGLDVCTAAKGRFQGTLTLSGVASHAAEPQSGVNAVFALERALAAIRAFDDGRAAHPQLGAATLTPTTVEGGAATNQVPATCELVLDRRSVPPETAAAFRDSLETAVRDAVPDDVGVAFDLTERPTPFLEAFATDEDHELVRTLAAASDRAGGSGVVRPFTAATEASYFAPAPVVVFGPGVLADETGAVAHADREYVRVADVRRAADALTDAVGELVGAN; encoded by the coding sequence ATGGGGTTCGACCCGGTCGCCTTCCTCGAACGGGCCGTCCCCGTCGCCTCGAACGACGGCGTCTCGGAGATGCGGACGCTCCTCGTGGAGACGCTGGCGTCGCACGGCGCGGACCCCGCGGTGGACGACGCGGGCAACGTCGTCGCCGCGAGGGGTGCCGCCGACCCCGAGACGCATCTCGTCTTCAACACGCACATCGACACCGTCTCGCCGCACGTCCCGTTCGAGCGAACGACCGACGCCGGCGACGACGTGATTCGCGGCCGCGGGTCCTGCGACGCGAAAGGTCCCCTCGCCGCCATCCTCGCGGCGTTCTTCGCCGTCGAACCCGCCGACGACGCGCGGGTGACGCTCGCGGTCACGCCCGACGAGGAGGTGCTCTCGACCGGCGCGGCGGCACTCGACCTCGACGCCGACATGTACGTCGTCGGCGAACCGACCGGTCTCGACGTCTGCACCGCCGCCAAGGGTCGGTTTCAGGGCACGCTCACGCTGTCGGGCGTCGCCTCGCACGCCGCCGAACCGCAGTCGGGCGTCAACGCGGTGTTCGCCCTCGAACGGGCCCTCGCGGCGATTCGCGCGTTCGACGACGGGCGCGCCGCCCACCCGCAGTTGGGCGCGGCGACGCTCACGCCGACGACCGTCGAGGGCGGCGCCGCGACGAACCAGGTGCCCGCGACGTGCGAACTCGTCCTCGACCGGCGGAGCGTCCCGCCCGAGACGGCCGCGGCGTTCCGAGACTCGCTGGAGACTGCCGTCCGCGACGCCGTCCCGGACGACGTGGGCGTCGCGTTCGACCTCACCGAGCGACCGACGCCGTTCCTCGAAGCGTTCGCCACCGACGAGGACCACGAACTCGTCCGCACTCTGGCCGCGGCGTCCGACCGCGCGGGCGGGTCCGGGGTCGTCCGGCCGTTCACCGCGGCGACGGAGGCGTCGTACTTCGCGCCCGCCCCCGTCGTCGTCTTCGGCCCCGGCGTCCTCGCGGACGAGACGGGCGCGGTGGCGCACGCCGACCGCGAGTACGTCCGAGTCGCCGACGTGCGCCGCGCCGCGGACGCCCTCACCGACGCCGTCGGCGAACTCGTCGGAGCGAACTGA
- a CDS encoding RNase P subunit p30 family protein has translation MYEAVHAHPDGDSTAARFATTAARYGYDGVVVRGDDASPDYETLREEAPCDVVDAVEIVAEGPEQASGAVGNYRPDRTLVLVRGGTDRLNRFAVEQDRVDVLTRPFAGDGDVNHVLAKAAERNGVAVEFDLGPVLRSTGGHRVQHLDSLRKLKRILDHYDAPYVVSANAASHLTLRAPRELAAVGDEIGLGAEWVRDGLAAWGDVAARNRERLSESFIAPGVERGRYEEDD, from the coding sequence ATGTACGAGGCGGTCCACGCGCACCCCGACGGCGACAGCACGGCGGCCCGATTCGCGACGACGGCCGCCCGCTACGGGTACGACGGCGTGGTCGTCCGCGGCGACGACGCGAGCCCCGACTACGAGACGCTTCGCGAGGAGGCGCCGTGCGACGTGGTCGACGCCGTCGAAATCGTCGCCGAGGGACCGGAGCAGGCCAGCGGCGCGGTCGGCAACTACCGCCCGGACCGGACGCTGGTGCTGGTCCGCGGCGGGACGGACCGCCTGAACCGCTTCGCGGTCGAACAGGACCGCGTGGACGTGTTGACTCGGCCGTTCGCCGGCGACGGCGACGTGAACCACGTCCTCGCGAAGGCCGCCGAGCGGAACGGCGTCGCCGTCGAGTTCGACCTCGGGCCGGTCCTCCGTTCGACCGGCGGCCACCGCGTCCAGCATCTCGACTCGCTGCGCAAACTCAAGCGCATCCTCGACCACTACGACGCGCCGTACGTCGTCAGCGCCAACGCCGCCTCCCACTTGACGCTCCGCGCCCCGCGCGAACTCGCGGCCGTCGGCGACGAAATCGGCCTCGGGGCCGAGTGGGTCCGCGACGGACTCGCCGCGTGGGGTGACGTCGCCGCCCGCAACCGGGAGCGCTTGTCCGAGTCGTTCATAGCCCCGGGTGTCGAACGTGGCAGATATGAAGAAGACGATTGA
- a CDS encoding class I SAM-dependent methyltransferase: MKKTIEEHAARFSDAAADYDESQDSEAYRACANLVIDHAEPTDEDVVLDLGTGTGAIALALAPTAKRVVGRDVSEGMLERAREKAEREGIDDVEFGEGRFRDPNYDGEVDTGSSQTPRADAHGARVDVAVSNFAMHHLSDEEKREAISVVADLDPRRFVLGDLMFFGEPDPEEPFYSPDVDDPATVGTLADALTDEGFVLTAVERVHDQVGVLVAERFGDVVERSSTAHQMKSGDASDRLPVDE; the protein is encoded by the coding sequence ATGAAGAAGACGATTGAGGAACACGCCGCCCGCTTCTCCGACGCGGCCGCCGACTACGACGAGTCGCAGGACTCGGAAGCGTACCGCGCCTGCGCGAACCTCGTCATCGACCACGCCGAACCGACCGACGAGGACGTCGTCCTCGACCTGGGGACGGGGACGGGCGCGATAGCCCTCGCCCTCGCGCCGACGGCGAAGCGCGTCGTCGGCCGCGACGTCAGCGAGGGGATGCTCGAACGGGCCCGCGAGAAGGCCGAGCGCGAAGGTATCGACGACGTCGAGTTCGGCGAGGGTCGCTTCCGCGACCCGAACTACGACGGCGAGGTGGACACCGGGTCGTCGCAGACGCCCCGAGCCGACGCTCACGGCGCTCGCGTCGACGTCGCAGTCTCGAACTTCGCCATGCACCACCTCTCCGACGAGGAGAAACGCGAGGCCATCTCGGTCGTCGCCGACCTGGACCCCCGCCGGTTCGTCCTCGGCGACCTGATGTTCTTCGGGGAGCCCGACCCCGAGGAGCCGTTCTACAGCCCCGATGTCGACGACCCGGCGACGGTGGGGACGCTCGCTGACGCCCTCACCGACGAGGGGTTCGTCCTCACCGCCGTCGAACGCGTCCACGACCAGGTGGGCGTGCTGGTGGCCGAACGGTTCGGCGACGTTGTCGAGCGAAGCTCGACAGCCCACCAGATGAAATCTGGTGACGCGAGCGACCGACTCCCGGTCGACGAGTAG
- a CDS encoding Rpp14/Pop5 family protein has protein sequence MKHLPKHLQPRWRYLAVELESWPDASFDRGDFQRELWYAAQNLFGDSGSAAADLTVLSFSFADGEGETVVRAYRGAEDRARAALTCLSTVNGSPVGVRVAGVSGTVRACEERYLGRRAGTSEERDVVFEDESRPAVIRDSRVDVRGADGFVGAAQLDFE, from the coding sequence ATGAAACACCTGCCGAAACACCTCCAGCCCCGGTGGCGCTACCTCGCCGTCGAACTGGAGTCGTGGCCCGACGCGTCGTTCGACCGGGGGGACTTCCAGCGCGAACTGTGGTACGCCGCGCAGAACCTGTTCGGCGACAGCGGAAGCGCCGCGGCCGACCTGACGGTGCTGTCGTTCTCCTTCGCCGACGGGGAGGGCGAGACGGTGGTGCGCGCCTACCGCGGCGCGGAGGACCGGGCCCGGGCGGCGCTCACCTGCCTCTCGACGGTCAACGGGTCGCCCGTCGGCGTCCGCGTCGCCGGCGTCTCCGGTACGGTGCGTGCCTGTGAAGAAAGGTATTTAGGACGCCGGGCCGGAACTTCCGAAGAGAGAGACGTCGTGTTCGAGGACGAGTCGCGGCCCGCCGTCATCCGTGATTCACGGGTCGACGTTCGCGGGGCCGACGGGTTCGTCGGCGCGGCGCAACTCGATTTCGAGTGA
- the psmA gene encoding archaeal proteasome endopeptidase complex subunit alpha, whose protein sequence is MQGQAQQQAYDRGITIFSPDGRLYQVEYAREAVKRGTASIGVRTPEGVVLAADKRSRSPLMEPTSVEKIHKADDHVGIASAGHVADARQLIDFARRQAQVNRLRYGEPIGIETLTKEVTDHIQQYTQVGGARPFGVALLIGGIENGTPRLYETDPSGTPYEWKAVSIGAERGDLQEYLEENYRDDLTLDEGIGLALRAIASTNEGQLESGGVDVATVTTETEAFVELTNDEIDEYIVENDLEPTDEDETDEPAE, encoded by the coding sequence ATGCAGGGACAAGCCCAACAGCAGGCATACGACCGCGGGATTACCATCTTCTCGCCCGATGGTCGTCTCTACCAGGTAGAGTACGCGCGTGAAGCAGTCAAACGAGGGACGGCGAGCATCGGGGTCCGGACGCCCGAGGGCGTCGTCCTCGCCGCCGACAAGCGCTCCCGGTCGCCACTCATGGAACCGACGAGCGTCGAGAAGATTCACAAGGCGGACGACCACGTCGGCATCGCCTCGGCCGGCCACGTCGCCGACGCGCGCCAACTGATCGACTTCGCCCGCCGGCAGGCGCAGGTCAACCGACTGCGCTACGGCGAACCCATCGGCATCGAGACGCTGACGAAGGAAGTCACCGACCACATCCAGCAGTACACGCAGGTCGGCGGCGCACGCCCGTTCGGCGTCGCCCTCCTCATCGGCGGCATCGAGAACGGCACGCCGCGCTTGTACGAGACGGACCCCTCGGGGACGCCGTACGAGTGGAAGGCCGTCTCCATCGGTGCCGAACGAGGTGACCTCCAGGAGTACCTCGAAGAGAACTACCGCGACGACCTGACTCTCGACGAGGGCATCGGGCTCGCACTCCGCGCCATCGCCTCCACGAACGAGGGCCAACTCGAATCGGGCGGCGTCGACGTGGCCACCGTCACCACCGAGACGGAGGCGTTCGTCGAACTCACCAACGACGAGATAGACGAGTACATCGTCGAGAACGACCTCGAACCGACGGACGAGGACGAGACGGACGAACCGGCCG